A DNA window from Streptococcus mutans contains the following coding sequences:
- a CDS encoding SAP domain-containing protein — MVKRPDFFQIKTYEEFCKYYWYQKELLHICQQLDCAHWGTKQELNDRIKAYFAGEPMKAVERKTKPFKPKATQELSLSSSLLLCGFAFNQKFREYFARQTGVEPFKFTADMATAWRKVKAENDLSFTIQDLLDVYAGKSDYARYDNRSCQWNQFYKDFCADKKTKGIKNKMKVASILWQAVKKSDQAKVYSSQLWDKYSNLLDNE, encoded by the coding sequence GTGGTTAAGCGTCCTGATTTTTTCCAGATTAAAACCTATGAAGAGTTTTGCAAGTATTATTGGTATCAGAAAGAATTGTTGCATATTTGTCAGCAACTGGACTGTGCACATTGGGGAACAAAGCAGGAATTAAACGATAGGATAAAGGCTTATTTTGCAGGAGAACCAATGAAAGCAGTTGAAAGGAAGACTAAGCCTTTTAAACCAAAAGCGACACAAGAGCTCAGCTTATCCAGTTCTTTGCTGCTATGCGGCTTTGCCTTTAACCAAAAATTTAGGGAATATTTTGCCCGGCAAACCGGAGTTGAACCCTTTAAATTTACTGCAGATATGGCAACAGCATGGAGGAAAGTCAAGGCAGAAAATGATCTTAGCTTTACTATCCAAGATCTTTTAGATGTTTATGCTGGAAAATCTGATTACGCAAGATATGATAATCGTTCCTGCCAATGGAATCAATTTTACAAGGATTTTTGTGCAGATAAAAAGACTAAAGGGATTAAAAATAAAATGAAAGTCGCTTCCATTCTTTGGCAAGCTGTCAAAAAATCTGATCAGGCCAAGGTTTACTCATCACAATTATGGGATAAATATTCAAATTTGTTAGATAATGAATAA
- a CDS encoding type 1 glutamine amidotransferase family protein codes for MKNDVLVYVFDGYADWEPSHVCSELNRQDSPFQVKTISLDKQPKTSMGGFRVMPDYDMTDYPKEFKLLIISGGDSWLAGENTDILPVVDYAARQQIPIAAICAATSFLAENAYLDHVKHTGNSLEFMKKQAPHYRGEDFYVEEQAVSDGGIVTANGTAALEFAREIFFLLHVKNPQEIEDWYHFNKVGFYH; via the coding sequence ATGAAAAATGACGTTCTTGTTTATGTATTTGATGGTTATGCAGACTGGGAGCCATCTCATGTCTGCTCGGAATTAAATAGACAGGACAGTCCCTTTCAAGTTAAAACCATTAGTTTAGATAAACAGCCTAAAACATCCATGGGCGGATTTCGCGTGATGCCTGACTATGATATGACGGATTACCCTAAGGAATTTAAACTGCTGATTATTTCTGGCGGAGATAGTTGGCTGGCAGGGGAAAATACTGACATTCTGCCTGTAGTAGACTATGCTGCTCGCCAGCAAATACCGATTGCTGCCATTTGTGCTGCAACCAGTTTTTTAGCTGAAAATGCTTATTTAGATCATGTCAAGCACACTGGCAATAGCCTTGAATTTATGAAAAAGCAGGCTCCTCATTATCGTGGAGAAGACTTTTATGTAGAAGAACAGGCAGTCAGTGATGGTGGTATTGTGACAGCAAATGGGACAGCAGCCTTAGAATTTGCTAGAGAAATTTTCTTTTTACTACATGTTAAAAATCCCCAAGAAATAGAGGATTGGTACCATTTTAACAAAGTGGGCTTTTATCATTAA
- a CDS encoding MalY/PatB family protein yields the protein MGRYDFTTRPDRLNQFTYKWKTSENNPELLQMWVADMDFLPVPEIKEAIINYGREHIFGYNYFNDDLYQAVIDWEKKEHDYAVVKEDILFIDGVVPAISIALQAFSEKGDAVLINSPVYYPFARTIRLNDRRLVENSLQIINGRFEIDFEQLEKDIIDNNVKIYLLCSPHNPGGRVWDNDDLIKIAELCKKHGVILVSDEIHQDLALFGNTHHSLNTLDASYKDFTIILSSATKTFNIAGTKSSFAIIQNESLRRKFQYRQLANNQHEVPTVGMIATQAAFQYGKPWLEELKTVIEGNIKLVIKELETKTKIKVMEPEGTYLVWLDFSAYAIAQSQLSEKLQNEAKVVLNDGAHFGKEGKYFARLNVATPKNTVQEALSRIISVFGK from the coding sequence ATGGGACGATATGATTTTACAACAAGACCTGACCGTCTTAACCAATTTACCTATAAGTGGAAAACTTCTGAAAATAATCCAGAACTTCTCCAGATGTGGGTGGCTGATATGGACTTTTTGCCTGTACCAGAAATTAAAGAAGCTATTATTAATTATGGACGAGAACATATTTTTGGTTATAACTATTTTAACGATGACCTCTATCAAGCGGTTATTGATTGGGAAAAAAAGGAGCATGACTATGCTGTTGTAAAAGAAGATATTCTTTTCATTGATGGCGTTGTTCCAGCCATTTCAATAGCTCTGCAGGCTTTTAGTGAAAAAGGAGATGCTGTTTTAATTAACTCACCCGTCTATTATCCTTTCGCACGTACAATCAGACTAAATGACCGTCGGTTGGTAGAAAATTCTCTTCAAATTATTAATGGACGTTTCGAGATTGATTTTGAACAGCTGGAGAAAGATATTATTGACAATAATGTCAAAATTTATCTTCTTTGCAGTCCTCATAATCCTGGTGGGCGTGTTTGGGATAATGATGATTTGATCAAAATAGCTGAGCTTTGCAAGAAGCATGGTGTGATTTTAGTTTCTGATGAAATTCATCAGGATTTGGCTCTTTTTGGAAATACACATCATTCCCTCAACACTTTAGATGCTTCATACAAGGATTTTACGATTATTCTAAGTTCAGCAACTAAAACATTTAATATTGCAGGAACTAAAAGCAGCTTTGCTATTATTCAAAATGAGAGTTTGCGTCGAAAATTTCAATATAGGCAGTTGGCTAACAATCAGCATGAAGTGCCAACCGTTGGGATGATAGCAACTCAAGCGGCCTTCCAATATGGAAAACCTTGGTTGGAAGAGCTCAAAACAGTTATTGAGGGAAATATTAAACTGGTCATAAAGGAATTAGAAACAAAAACGAAAATCAAAGTGATGGAACCTGAAGGTACTTATTTGGTTTGGCTGGATTTTTCTGCTTATGCTATTGCTCAGTCTCAACTGAGTGAAAAACTGCAAAATGAAGCAAAAGTTGTCCTCAATGATGGCGCACACTTCGGTAAGGAAGGCAAGTACTTTGCTCGTCTTAATGTTGCGACACCTAAAAATACAGTTCAAGAAGCACTAAGTCGCATTATCAGTGTCTTTGGAAAATAA
- the upp gene encoding uracil phosphoribosyltransferase translates to MGKFQIISHPLIQHKLSILRRKDTSTKHFRELVNEIAMLMGYEVSRELPLEEVEIETPITKTVQKQLTGKKLAIVPILRAGIGMVDGLLSLVPAAKVGHIGMYRDEETLEPVEYLVKLPEDIDQRQIFVVDPMLATGGSAVLAIDSLKKRGAANIKFVCLVSAPEGLKKLQEAHPDIDIYTAALDEKLNEKGYIVPGLGDAGDRLFGTK, encoded by the coding sequence ATGGGGAAATTTCAAATCATTTCGCATCCGCTCATTCAGCACAAACTCTCTATTTTACGTCGTAAAGATACTTCAACAAAGCATTTTCGTGAATTAGTCAATGAAATTGCTATGCTTATGGGGTATGAAGTCTCCCGTGAATTGCCGCTAGAAGAGGTTGAGATTGAAACGCCGATTACTAAGACTGTACAAAAACAGTTGACAGGAAAGAAATTGGCCATTGTTCCAATTTTGCGTGCTGGTATTGGTATGGTTGACGGACTCTTGAGTTTGGTACCAGCAGCTAAAGTTGGTCATATTGGTATGTATCGTGATGAAGAAACATTGGAGCCGGTAGAATATCTGGTTAAATTACCTGAAGATATTGACCAACGTCAGATTTTTGTGGTTGATCCCATGTTAGCAACTGGAGGTTCGGCTGTCTTGGCTATTGATTCTCTTAAAAAAAGAGGAGCAGCCAATATCAAATTTGTTTGTCTTGTTTCGGCTCCTGAAGGCCTTAAGAAATTACAGGAAGCACATCCCGATATTGATATTTATACAGCGGCTCTTGATGAAAAACTAAATGAAAAGGGCTATATTGTTCCAGGTCTTGGGGATGCAGGCGATCGCTTGTTTGGCACAAAATAA
- a CDS encoding VOC family protein, with amino-acid sequence MIDHFGITVQDLEKSKAFYQATLAPLGYELRVDNSFAASFAEVRSADPAGDFWLGSGEKFPPMHFAFNAQTREEVRKFYQAGLKAGALDNGAPGIRENYHPNYYAAFLIDPDGNNIEAVCHKKE; translated from the coding sequence ATGATTGATCATTTCGGCATTACCGTACAAGATTTAGAAAAGAGCAAAGCCTTTTATCAGGCAACCTTAGCACCTTTAGGCTATGAACTAAGGGTTGACAATTCTTTCGCTGCTAGTTTTGCAGAAGTCCGCAGTGCAGATCCTGCAGGAGATTTTTGGCTTGGATCAGGAGAAAAGTTCCCGCCAATGCATTTTGCTTTCAATGCCCAAACACGAGAAGAAGTGAGAAAGTTTTATCAGGCTGGTTTGAAGGCAGGGGCTCTTGATAATGGTGCTCCAGGCATCAGAGAAAATTACCATCCCAATTATTACGCGGCTTTCTTGATTGACCCAGATGGCAATAACATTGAAGCTGTTTGTCATAAAAAGGAGTAG
- a CDS encoding cystathionine gamma-synthase translates to MTEDYKLDTILAHAGINTDKTTGALTAPIHLSTTYQHPQFGQSTGFDYTRTKNPTRTVLEETLAKIEKAKYALVTSSGMAALVLLFTGFPIGSKVVAARDLYGGSFRWFNEQEKAGRFSFVYTNTETDMIAAISDETDYVFIETPTNPLMIEFDISKVAQAAHKHGAKVIVDNTFYSPIYQNPLVLGADVVLHSATKYLSGHNDVLAGVLMTSDQEIYDKLFYDQNTTGPTLSPLDAYLLMRGLKTLKLRMEKATQNAKTVVAYLEKSPAVKEVLYTGKGGMISFKVVDEKKIPQILNHLQLFTFAESLGGVESLITYPATQTHLDIPEEVRHSYGLTDDLLRLSIGIEDAEDLIDDLKVALEA, encoded by the coding sequence ATGACTGAAGACTATAAATTAGATACTATTCTGGCACATGCAGGAATTAATACGGACAAGACAACAGGAGCTCTGACGGCTCCTATTCATTTGTCAACAACTTATCAGCATCCTCAATTTGGTCAATCAACAGGTTTTGATTACACACGGACAAAAAATCCTACCCGCACTGTTCTTGAAGAAACGCTGGCTAAAATTGAAAAGGCTAAATACGCTTTAGTAACATCGTCGGGTATGGCGGCGCTTGTTTTGCTTTTTACTGGCTTTCCTATTGGGAGTAAGGTAGTTGCGGCGCGTGATTTATATGGTGGTTCTTTTCGTTGGTTTAACGAACAGGAAAAAGCAGGAAGATTTTCTTTTGTTTACACCAATACAGAAACTGATATGATTGCTGCCATTTCAGATGAGACCGATTATGTTTTTATCGAAACGCCAACCAATCCGCTCATGATTGAATTTGACATTAGTAAAGTTGCTCAAGCAGCTCATAAGCATGGTGCCAAGGTCATTGTTGATAACACTTTTTACAGCCCTATTTATCAAAATCCGCTCGTTTTAGGTGCTGATGTGGTTTTGCATTCAGCAACCAAGTATCTATCAGGTCATAATGATGTTCTTGCCGGTGTTTTAATGACCAGCGATCAAGAAATTTACGATAAGCTTTTTTATGACCAAAATACAACAGGTCCAACACTCTCGCCCTTAGATGCTTATTTGCTGATGCGCGGTCTGAAAACACTTAAATTGCGTATGGAAAAAGCAACACAAAATGCTAAGACAGTTGTTGCTTATTTAGAAAAATCACCTGCTGTTAAAGAGGTACTTTATACAGGAAAAGGCGGAATGATTTCTTTTAAAGTTGTGGATGAAAAAAAAATTCCGCAAATTCTCAATCATTTACAGCTGTTCACCTTTGCAGAAAGTTTAGGTGGCGTTGAAAGTTTAATTACTTATCCAGCGACACAGACACACTTGGATATACCGGAGGAAGTGCGTCATTCCTATGGTTTGACAGATGACTTACTGCGTCTGTCCATTGGAATTGAAGATGCGGAAGACTTGATTGATGATTTAAAAGTTGCTTTAGAAGCTTAA
- a CDS encoding YlbF family regulator → MLKINSQLFAIEDTLDDLVAAFLNLEVVRTYKAAQKAFLADKNLQKEISNFQHYNEDYNDQKTFIKYRPEVKQLRRKMFEKKRQLDLNEKVIALRRAEVDLQEVLAKIAQKIAESVSSDVFVDTGLPLAPHKPPHKKGYGNNIKER, encoded by the coding sequence ATGTTAAAAATTAACAGTCAATTATTTGCAATTGAAGATACTCTTGATGATCTTGTGGCTGCTTTTTTAAATTTGGAGGTGGTCAGGACATACAAGGCAGCTCAAAAAGCATTTTTAGCTGATAAAAATTTGCAAAAAGAAATTAGTAATTTTCAACATTATAATGAAGATTACAATGATCAAAAAACTTTTATTAAATACCGTCCGGAAGTAAAGCAATTGAGGCGAAAGATGTTTGAAAAAAAACGTCAGCTTGATTTGAACGAAAAAGTTATTGCACTTCGCAGAGCCGAAGTGGATTTACAGGAAGTTCTAGCTAAGATTGCTCAAAAAATAGCAGAATCTGTTTCATCTGATGTTTTTGTAGATACGGGTTTACCGCTGGCACCGCATAAACCACCTCACAAAAAAGGATATGGCAATAATATTAAGGAAAGATAA
- a CDS encoding YlbG family protein, with translation MFEKKKRLGLIVYLYYNRDARKLNKYGNVVYHSRRMRYSVLYIAQDETDKIIEEIGALKFVKKVLPSYIDTIDQNFVGSLMR, from the coding sequence ATGTTTGAAAAGAAAAAAAGACTAGGTCTTATTGTTTATCTTTATTATAATCGTGATGCCAGAAAGCTTAATAAGTATGGCAACGTCGTTTACCATTCTCGGCGAATGCGTTATTCAGTACTCTATATTGCTCAAGACGAAACTGATAAAATCATTGAAGAGATTGGTGCTCTTAAATTTGTCAAAAAGGTTCTTCCATCCTATATTGATACGATTGATCAAAATTTTGTAGGCAGTTTAATGCGCTAA
- a CDS encoding acyl-CoA thioester hydrolase/BAAT C-terminal domain-containing protein: MIIAVCLGILFVIILGVLFIFTMRSFHNFKYSSQGIPNTPDYYANPSKLSLYKTDIAGLTIEHVTGDYLNGFRIIPDNIKYKGVIVTFGGSDGTPAYEQAIQLAQEGYQVLALFFFGMPNQHPTLAEVPVEYYQEIESYISQHFSQPDMITVIGTSKGAEYALLLASLYDSIDNVVLYAPSSHIYAGLDFRNYSSSWSQNGKALPYLDVRSENSLKLFYNFLIKTPISYYHTYKQALDKDKNSEDKRIKVEKTKANILIFAGENDRMWPSAESARLIEKYQPNHTQVTIYKEAGHLFAGDGIVDSRGIYLSVGGNKAANETAKKDSDQRLKKQLSIWHS, from the coding sequence ATGATCATAGCAGTCTGTTTAGGAATTCTTTTTGTTATCATTTTAGGGGTTCTTTTCATTTTTACCATGAGATCTTTTCACAATTTTAAGTACAGCTCACAAGGAATCCCTAACACTCCTGACTATTATGCCAATCCTAGTAAACTTTCTCTTTATAAAACTGATATTGCTGGTCTTACTATTGAACACGTAACAGGAGATTATCTCAATGGATTCAGGATAATTCCAGATAACATTAAGTATAAAGGTGTTATTGTAACTTTTGGGGGCTCCGATGGCACGCCTGCTTATGAACAAGCTATTCAATTAGCTCAAGAAGGTTATCAGGTTTTAGCCCTATTCTTCTTTGGTATGCCCAATCAACATCCAACACTTGCTGAAGTGCCAGTAGAATATTATCAAGAAATTGAAAGCTATATTTCACAACACTTTAGTCAACCTGATATGATTACTGTAATTGGAACATCTAAAGGTGCAGAATATGCCCTACTGCTTGCCAGTCTCTATGATTCTATTGATAATGTTGTTCTATATGCTCCTTCTAGCCACATTTATGCTGGCTTGGATTTTAGAAACTACTCCTCTTCTTGGTCACAAAATGGTAAAGCACTGCCTTACTTGGATGTCCGTTCAGAAAATTCTCTAAAACTCTTCTATAATTTTTTGATAAAAACACCTATTTCTTATTATCATACCTACAAACAGGCTTTAGATAAGGATAAAAACAGTGAAGACAAACGTATTAAAGTTGAAAAGACAAAAGCAAATATTCTCATTTTTGCCGGAGAAAATGACAGGATGTGGCCAAGTGCTGAATCTGCAAGACTGATCGAAAAGTATCAGCCAAATCATACGCAAGTGACTATCTACAAAGAAGCTGGCCATCTTTTTGCCGGAGACGGAATTGTTGACAGCCGCGGCATATACCTGTCGGTTGGTGGAAATAAAGCAGCTAATGAGACTGCTAAAAAGGACAGTGACCAAAGACTCAAAAAACAGTTAAGCATTTGGCATAGCTAA
- a CDS encoding YbhB/YbcL family Raf kinase inhibitor-like protein, with translation MIERLDFVCPTIPEGGEFPLEHTGKGEDRSPEFFIKNLSPHAKTLAITLEDLTHPLKREFTHWLIWNLPASSYIKANISYGFEVADPQEARQGIAYGWHRYAGPKPPLGQNHKYRFTIYSLDCSLNLNRWTRKSKLLKAVEGHVLQKGQLTASFGNKKIWNQNSRPMMV, from the coding sequence ATGATAGAAAGATTAGACTTTGTTTGCCCAACAATTCCTGAAGGCGGTGAATTTCCACTTGAACATACGGGCAAGGGAGAAGACAGATCACCTGAATTTTTTATCAAAAATCTTTCTCCTCATGCAAAAACACTTGCTATTACTTTAGAAGATTTGACACATCCTCTCAAAAGGGAATTCACGCATTGGTTGATTTGGAATCTTCCTGCTTCTAGTTATATCAAGGCTAATATTTCTTACGGATTTGAAGTAGCAGATCCTCAAGAAGCTAGACAGGGAATAGCTTATGGTTGGCATCGTTATGCTGGTCCAAAACCACCGCTAGGTCAAAATCATAAGTATCGCTTTACCATTTACAGTCTGGATTGTTCCTTGAATTTAAATCGCTGGACAAGAAAAAGCAAACTTTTAAAAGCAGTGGAAGGTCATGTCCTGCAAAAGGGACAACTAACGGCTTCTTTTGGCAATAAAAAGATCTGGAATCAAAATTCCAGACCAATGATGGTATGA
- a CDS encoding UDP-N-acetylmuramoyl-L-alanyl-D-glutamate--L-lysine ligase has translation MITIETVLTILKNNANFREIIDGEHYQYKYSNPEVAFHHISYDSRDIKASTLFFVKGATFKKEFLEKAIESGLTFYVAEKDYQVGIPLILVNNIKNAMCLIAKEFYDNPQDKLKTLAFTGTKGKTTAAYFAYHILKQGYRPAMISTMNTTLDGKTFFKSKLTTPESLDLFKMMAQAVANGMTHLIMEVSSQAYLVGRVYGLTFDVGVFLNISPDHIGPIEHPTFEDYFYHKRLLLKHSRYVIVNSQMNHFALIKEQVADQPHDFYGKYSDNQIINSKAFSFDLTGKLAGHYDIQLTGSFNQENAVAAALACLQLGASQTDIQKGIVQTTVPGRMEVLIQKNGAKVFIDYAHNGDSLEKLLSVVEEHQKGTLILILGAPGNKGESRRADFGYVINAHPELQVILTADDPNNEDPQLISQEIAHHIKRPVNIIVDRKQAIQKAMSLTQSENDAVIIAGKGADAFQIVKGKRTAYAGDIEVARKYL, from the coding sequence ATGATTACAATTGAAACAGTATTAACGATTCTTAAAAATAATGCTAATTTTCGCGAAATAATTGATGGTGAGCATTATCAATACAAATACTCAAATCCAGAAGTGGCTTTTCATCACATTTCTTATGATAGTCGTGACATTAAAGCCTCAACCCTCTTTTTTGTTAAGGGAGCAACTTTCAAAAAAGAATTTCTAGAAAAAGCTATCGAAAGCGGATTAACCTTTTATGTAGCAGAAAAAGATTATCAAGTGGGTATTCCGCTTATTCTTGTTAATAATATCAAAAATGCCATGTGTCTGATTGCTAAGGAATTTTATGACAACCCTCAAGATAAGTTGAAAACTTTGGCTTTTACAGGAACTAAAGGCAAAACAACAGCTGCTTATTTTGCTTATCATATCTTAAAGCAAGGCTACCGTCCGGCCATGATTTCTACCATGAACACAACCCTAGATGGAAAAACTTTCTTCAAATCAAAACTAACAACCCCCGAGAGCTTAGATCTTTTTAAAATGATGGCACAGGCAGTTGCTAATGGCATGACTCATCTCATTATGGAAGTCTCAAGTCAAGCTTACCTAGTTGGCCGTGTTTACGGACTGACTTTTGATGTTGGTGTTTTTCTCAATATTAGTCCTGATCATATTGGACCGATTGAACATCCTACTTTTGAAGATTATTTTTACCATAAGCGTCTTTTACTGAAACATAGTCGTTATGTTATCGTCAATAGTCAGATGAATCATTTTGCACTCATCAAAGAACAGGTTGCCGACCAGCCACATGATTTCTATGGGAAATATTCTGACAATCAAATTATAAACAGCAAGGCTTTTTCATTTGATCTGACGGGCAAATTAGCAGGCCATTATGACATTCAGCTGACAGGCTCGTTCAATCAAGAAAATGCAGTTGCTGCTGCCTTGGCCTGCTTACAGCTAGGAGCTAGCCAGACTGATATTCAAAAAGGCATCGTTCAAACAACGGTGCCGGGGCGCATGGAAGTTCTCATTCAAAAGAATGGTGCTAAGGTCTTTATTGATTATGCTCACAACGGAGATAGTTTAGAAAAACTATTGTCAGTTGTTGAAGAACATCAAAAAGGAACTTTAATTCTTATTCTTGGCGCTCCTGGAAATAAAGGAGAAAGCCGCCGAGCTGATTTTGGTTATGTTATCAATGCTCATCCAGAGTTGCAAGTTATTTTAACTGCAGATGATCCTAACAATGAAGACCCACAGCTTATCTCTCAAGAGATTGCTCATCATATCAAACGTCCAGTAAACATTATTGTTGATCGTAAGCAAGCTATTCAAAAAGCTATGTCATTGACGCAGTCTGAAAACGATGCTGTCATTATAGCTGGTAAAGGAGCTGATGCTTTTCAAATTGTTAAGGGAAAGCGCACAGCATATGCTGGTGATATTGAAGTGGCTAGAAAATACCTTTAG
- the clpP gene encoding ATP-dependent Clp protease proteolytic subunit ClpP: protein MELKEKYSMIPVVIEQTSRGERSYDIYSRLLKDRIIMLTGPVEDNMANSIIAQLLFLDAQDNTKDIYLYINSPGGSVSAGLAIVDTMNFIKSDVQTIVMGIAASMGTIIASSGAKGKRFMLPNAEYLIHQPMGGTGGGTQQSDMAIAAEQLLKTRKKLEKILSDNSGKTVKQIHKDAERDYWMDAKETLKYGFIDEIMENNELK from the coding sequence ATTGAATTAAAGGAGAAATACAGTATGATTCCTGTAGTTATTGAACAAACGAGCCGTGGTGAACGCTCTTATGATATTTATTCACGTCTATTAAAAGATCGTATTATTATGTTAACTGGTCCTGTTGAAGACAATATGGCAAATTCCATTATTGCTCAGTTACTGTTTCTTGATGCACAAGATAATACCAAAGACATTTATCTTTATATTAACTCACCGGGTGGTTCTGTTTCAGCTGGTCTTGCTATTGTTGATACGATGAACTTTATTAAGTCTGATGTTCAAACGATTGTTATGGGTATTGCTGCTTCCATGGGAACAATCATCGCTTCTAGCGGTGCCAAAGGAAAACGTTTTATGTTACCAAATGCAGAATATCTTATCCATCAGCCAATGGGCGGTACAGGCGGTGGCACACAGCAGTCTGATATGGCTATTGCTGCCGAACAATTGCTTAAAACACGCAAAAAATTAGAAAAGATTCTATCGGATAATTCTGGAAAAACAGTAAAACAAATTCATAAGGATGCTGAACGTGATTATTGGATGGATGCTAAGGAAACATTAAAGTATGGCTTCATCGATGAAATCATGGAAAATAATGAATTAAAATAA
- a CDS encoding polysaccharide biosynthesis protein — protein MSDKETKMTQQEQMVRGTAWLTAGNFISRLLGAVYIIPWYAWMGKYAAEANALFGMGYEIYALFLLISTVGIPVAVAKQVSKYNTLGDPKKSTYLVRKILHFMLGLGAIFAVIMYIGSPVFASMSRGGQDLVPVLRSLTLAVLVFPSMSVLRGFFQGFNNLKPYAISQIAEQVVRVIWMLLTAFFIMKMSSGDYVDAVTQSTFAAFVGMFAGIAVLIYFLWENDLLDALFGKKSEKVDIDTKDLLIETVKEAIPFIVTGSAIQVFKLIDQFTFGNSMALFTHYSDRELKVMFAYFSTNPGKVTMILIAVATAIAGVGIPLLTENFVKKDKKAAARLVVNNLQMLMIFIIPAIIGAVILAKPLYTIFYGLPQGQALGLFIVSLLQTIILAIYTVLAPMLQALFENRKAIRYFIYGVIAKFVLQVPLIYFLQAYGPILATTFALFIPIILMYLQIQKITGFNRTAIRRTSLLVLILTAIMTIVVVLATWLLGLILSDNSRIASLIYITVIGFIGIVVYGILALATHLLDKMLGTKAVSLRRKLHMN, from the coding sequence ATGTCTGATAAAGAAACAAAGATGACACAGCAAGAGCAAATGGTTCGAGGAACTGCCTGGCTGACTGCTGGTAATTTCATTAGCCGTCTCCTCGGAGCTGTTTATATTATTCCTTGGTATGCATGGATGGGAAAATATGCAGCAGAAGCTAATGCTCTTTTTGGAATGGGTTATGAAATCTATGCCCTTTTTTTACTGATTTCAACTGTCGGTATTCCTGTTGCTGTTGCTAAACAGGTTTCAAAGTATAACACACTGGGAGACCCTAAAAAAAGTACCTATCTTGTGCGGAAGATTTTGCATTTTATGCTTGGTTTAGGTGCCATCTTTGCTGTTATTATGTATATAGGATCACCTGTTTTTGCCAGTATGAGCCGTGGCGGTCAAGACTTAGTACCTGTTCTTAGAAGTTTAACTTTGGCAGTTCTTGTTTTTCCGTCCATGAGCGTTTTAAGAGGCTTTTTTCAAGGGTTTAATAATCTCAAACCTTATGCCATAAGTCAAATAGCTGAACAAGTTGTTCGGGTTATTTGGATGCTTTTAACAGCTTTCTTTATCATGAAGATGAGCTCAGGAGACTATGTTGACGCAGTAACACAGTCTACTTTTGCTGCCTTTGTCGGAATGTTTGCAGGGATTGCCGTTCTTATTTATTTCCTATGGGAAAACGATTTATTAGATGCCTTATTTGGCAAAAAGTCTGAAAAGGTTGATATTGATACTAAGGATCTCCTTATTGAAACAGTTAAGGAGGCTATTCCTTTTATCGTTACAGGTTCGGCTATTCAGGTTTTTAAACTGATTGATCAATTCACTTTTGGCAATAGTATGGCTCTTTTCACACATTATAGTGATAGAGAATTAAAAGTTATGTTTGCCTATTTTTCGACAAATCCAGGCAAGGTTACGATGATTTTGATTGCTGTTGCGACAGCGATTGCAGGTGTCGGTATTCCCTTGTTAACAGAGAATTTTGTCAAAAAAGATAAAAAAGCTGCGGCACGCTTAGTTGTTAATAATTTACAAATGCTGATGATTTTTATCATTCCTGCCATTATAGGAGCTGTTATTTTAGCTAAGCCGCTCTATACTATTTTTTACGGTCTGCCTCAGGGACAAGCGTTGGGGCTGTTCATCGTTTCTTTACTGCAGACAATTATTTTAGCTATCTATACGGTTTTAGCTCCGATGCTGCAGGCTTTATTTGAAAATCGTAAGGCTATTCGTTACTTTATTTATGGTGTTATTGCTAAATTTGTTTTACAAGTTCCTCTCATTTATTTCTTGCAGGCCTATGGTCCAATATTAGCAACAACGTTTGCCCTATTCATTCCAATTATTCTGATGTACCTTCAAATACAAAAAATTACAGGCTTTAATCGCACTGCCATTAGAAGAACAAGCCTTTTAGTGTTGATTTTGACAGCAATCATGACTATTGTTGTCGTTTTGGCAACTTGGCTGCTGGGGCTAATTCTATCAGATAATAGTCGAATCGCTAGTCTTATTTACATTACAGTGATTGGTTTTATTGGTATAGTTGTTTATGGTATCTTGGCTTTAGCTACTCATCTTCTTGATAAAATGTTGGGTACTAAGGCGGTCAGCCTTCGTCGGAAGCTGCATATGAATTAA